In Effusibacillus pohliae DSM 22757, a single genomic region encodes these proteins:
- a CDS encoding acyl-CoA thioesterase — MSLKAKTPSESRTEMTDIILPAQTNNHGTIFGGEVMSYVDRIAAITASRHCGKPVVTASFDSLDFLAPIRLGEVIILRATVTWTGRTSMEVMVTIEGENPAKGERRVTGVSFLTMVAVDEQGRPVEVPPIQPETDEEKYQYELAKERAAQRKRRRQKFDF, encoded by the coding sequence ATGTCACTCAAAGCGAAAACTCCATCCGAATCGCGTACCGAAATGACCGATATCATCCTGCCCGCCCAAACCAACAACCACGGAACAATTTTCGGCGGAGAAGTGATGTCTTATGTAGACCGCATCGCGGCAATCACCGCGTCACGCCATTGCGGCAAGCCGGTCGTCACCGCATCATTTGACAGCCTCGACTTTTTGGCTCCCATCCGGTTGGGCGAAGTGATCATCTTGCGGGCGACCGTCACCTGGACGGGCCGGACGTCGATGGAAGTGATGGTCACCATCGAAGGGGAAAACCCCGCAAAAGGGGAACGACGCGTGACAGGCGTATCGTTCCTGACAATGGTGGCGGTGGACGAGCAGGGACGGCCGGTCGAGGTGCCGCCGATCCAACCGGAAACGGATGAAGAAAAGTATCAATATGAACTGGCGAAAGAACGGGCTGCCCAGCGCAAACGGCGGCGGCAAAAGTTTGACTTTTAA
- a CDS encoding MFS transporter: MNQTAAAKVRTVTYRFCGFYFFLFFGFGAHLPLLSLYLQSYGLSGVQIGTLFSAGPIVSILMQPLWGMLSDRFQAHKKILVLTLGLSALMGPLFTSGGSYAVFLLLYLLMVLFQSAIVPIIDAMTLSHVQENGGDYGSVRLFGALGFAIAVWVAGHMSGAYGLQSIFYLYAASFAVCMAIAASLPHQGLPLATSIRSGIGQLVRIPQYIVFLLAAFLIFGPINANNAYFSLFFKGIGGAVAGVGIAFLLFAGSEAPVMRIAGKVANRIGMLPTIILAGMVSGIRWFYYATAPSPQMVIGLFFLQGLSVGLFLAVAARYIREQTPREVQVTAQAIYASVGNGLGTVAASYAAGWLLDGHGIFSVYQYFAVSSVAGALLLGGLWLRQTFRV; encoded by the coding sequence ATGAACCAGACGGCGGCAGCAAAGGTACGAACCGTGACGTACCGGTTTTGCGGCTTTTATTTTTTTCTGTTTTTCGGGTTCGGCGCCCATCTTCCGCTGCTTTCGTTGTATTTGCAGTCCTACGGGCTGTCGGGTGTGCAGATTGGGACGCTGTTTTCCGCCGGCCCGATCGTGTCGATTCTGATGCAGCCGCTCTGGGGGATGCTCAGCGACCGGTTTCAGGCCCACAAAAAGATTCTGGTGCTGACGCTCGGCTTGTCGGCACTGATGGGACCGCTGTTCACAAGCGGCGGTTCCTACGCGGTCTTCCTGTTGCTGTACTTGCTGATGGTCTTGTTTCAAAGCGCGATTGTGCCGATCATTGATGCGATGACATTGTCGCATGTACAGGAAAATGGGGGCGACTACGGCAGTGTGCGGCTGTTCGGCGCACTCGGTTTCGCGATCGCGGTGTGGGTCGCCGGACACATGTCCGGGGCGTACGGGCTGCAGTCGATTTTTTATCTGTATGCGGCGTCGTTTGCCGTTTGCATGGCGATTGCGGCCTCGCTGCCGCATCAGGGGCTGCCGCTGGCGACGAGCATCCGGTCGGGGATTGGACAACTGGTGAGGATCCCGCAGTATATCGTGTTTTTGCTGGCTGCGTTTTTGATATTCGGGCCGATCAATGCGAACAACGCCTATTTTTCTTTGTTCTTTAAGGGGATTGGCGGTGCCGTGGCGGGCGTCGGAATAGCGTTTCTGCTGTTTGCCGGTTCGGAAGCGCCGGTGATGCGGATCGCAGGCAAGGTGGCCAATCGGATCGGCATGCTGCCTACGATTATCCTGGCCGGGATGGTGTCAGGCATCCGCTGGTTCTATTACGCGACGGCGCCTTCACCGCAGATGGTGATCGGTTTGTTCTTTTTGCAAGGCCTCTCGGTCGGGCTGTTTCTGGCAGTGGCGGCCCGTTATATCCGGGAGCAAACGCCGCGGGAAGTGCAGGTTACCGCGCAGGCGATTTACGCATCGGTGGGCAACGGGTTGGGCACGGTGGCGGCCAGCTATGCGGCCGGATGGCTGCTTGATGGGCACGGCATCTTTTCAGTTTATCAATACTTTGCCGTGTCGTCTGTGGCGGGGGCTCTGTTGCTTGGCGGCTTGTGGCTGCGGCAAACATTCCGCGTCTGA
- a CDS encoding sirohydrochlorin chelatase, which yields MQGILLIGHGSSVAEANRGLHRLAEEIRRRREIGVVEVAFLNLCPPDIPTAVLTCVKKGVTHLNVIPYFLTDGVLLRKAERIVREEVENFRGMTMSFGRPIGVDRRIVGVLKDRIQSALAQGSD from the coding sequence ATGCAGGGCATTCTGCTGATTGGGCACGGGTCGTCTGTGGCGGAAGCGAATCGGGGGTTGCATCGATTGGCGGAGGAAATCCGCCGCCGCAGGGAAATTGGGGTGGTCGAGGTGGCGTTTTTGAACTTGTGCCCGCCGGACATTCCGACCGCCGTATTGACCTGCGTGAAAAAAGGGGTCACGCATCTCAACGTCATCCCGTATTTTTTGACGGATGGCGTTCTGCTGCGCAAGGCGGAGCGGATCGTGCGCGAAGAAGTGGAAAACTTCCGCGGCATGACGATGAGTTTCGGACGGCCGATCGGAGTGGACAGGCGGATCGTCGGTGTGCTGAAAGACCGCATTCAATCAGCGCTCGCGCAGGGATCGGATTGA
- the codY gene encoding GTP-sensing pleiotropic transcriptional regulator CodY — translation MPLLEKIQEFNRLLQKSALQGVDFKELAKLLSDMIRANVYIVEKNGNILGYGLAEYELTLEWNQIMNVEKRFPGDFNETLLKFDETVKNLQDKEALYVFSEEENEVFKKKNITIVPIRAGGQRLGTLLLARLYQEFTDDDLVLAEYGATVVGIEIMRAQQEEIQIQARNRAVVSMALESLSFSEQEAIHHIFQELEGNEGLLVASKVADRVGITRSVIVNAIRKLESAGVIESRSLGMKGTYIKVLNPLFLEQLNKLHSR, via the coding sequence TTGCCTCTCTTGGAGAAAATTCAGGAATTTAACCGTCTGTTACAAAAATCGGCTTTGCAAGGTGTCGATTTTAAAGAGTTGGCCAAGCTGCTCAGCGATATGATCCGCGCAAACGTCTATATTGTCGAAAAGAACGGCAATATCCTCGGATACGGGTTGGCCGAATACGAATTGACACTCGAATGGAACCAGATCATGAACGTGGAAAAACGGTTCCCAGGCGACTTCAACGAAACCCTGCTGAAGTTTGACGAAACGGTGAAGAACCTGCAGGACAAAGAAGCGCTCTACGTCTTCTCGGAAGAAGAGAACGAAGTGTTCAAGAAGAAGAACATCACGATCGTGCCGATCCGCGCAGGCGGACAGCGGTTGGGCACCTTGCTGCTGGCCCGGCTGTACCAGGAATTCACCGATGACGATCTGGTGCTGGCCGAGTACGGAGCAACGGTCGTCGGCATCGAGATCATGCGGGCGCAGCAGGAGGAAATTCAGATCCAGGCCCGCAACCGCGCGGTTGTGTCGATGGCGCTCGAATCGCTGTCGTTTTCCGAACAGGAAGCGATCCACCATATTTTCCAGGAGCTTGAAGGCAATGAAGGGCTGCTAGTTGCGAGCAAGGTGGCGGACCGGGTAGGCATCACCCGTTCGGTGATCGTCAACGCGATCCGCAAGCTTGAATCGGCGGGTGTAATCGAATCCCGTTCGCTCGGCATGAAGGGAACGTACATCAAGGTTCTCAATCCGCTGTTCCTGGAGCAACTGAACAAGCTGCACAGCCGGTAA
- a CDS encoding adenosylhomocysteinase: MSSAANDSQIRDLKLAPQGKLKIDWVAAHMPLLNSIKDQFAKDKPFKGKKITICLHLEAKTAYLAKVVQAGGAEVAVVASNPLSTQDDVVAALVDSGIYGYAWYGATMEEYKHHIQLALDFRPDAIIDDGGDLVSTLHSERLEQAKTILGGCEETTTGILRLRAMEKEGKLQFPMMAVNDAYCKYLFDNRYGTGQSVWDGIMRTTNLVVAGKTAVVVGYGWCGKGVAMRAKGLGAKVVVTEVDPIKAVEAVMDGFAVMPMIDAARIGDFFITVTGNKDCITAEHFYVMKDGAVLCNAGHFDVEINKQDLYALAKTVRKVRHNIEEFMFADGRKVYLLAEGRLVNLAAGDGHPAEVMDMTFALQALSLRHVVENRAELQPKVYSVPAHLDRYVAQLRLKTWGVQIDELTEEQKRYLDSWVE, encoded by the coding sequence ATGTCGAGCGCTGCCAACGATTCGCAAATCCGTGATTTGAAATTGGCGCCGCAAGGCAAGCTGAAGATCGATTGGGTGGCTGCCCATATGCCGCTGCTCAACAGCATCAAGGACCAGTTTGCGAAAGACAAACCGTTCAAAGGCAAAAAGATCACGATCTGCCTGCATTTAGAGGCGAAAACCGCCTATCTGGCGAAAGTGGTGCAAGCCGGGGGAGCGGAGGTGGCGGTTGTCGCATCCAATCCGCTGTCGACGCAGGATGACGTTGTCGCCGCATTGGTGGACAGCGGCATCTACGGGTACGCCTGGTACGGGGCGACGATGGAAGAGTACAAGCATCACATTCAGCTGGCGCTCGATTTTCGCCCCGATGCGATTATCGACGACGGGGGAGACCTGGTGTCGACGTTGCATAGCGAGCGGTTGGAGCAGGCGAAGACGATTCTCGGCGGCTGCGAGGAAACGACCACCGGGATTTTGCGGCTGCGGGCGATGGAGAAGGAAGGCAAGCTGCAGTTTCCGATGATGGCGGTCAACGACGCGTATTGCAAGTACCTGTTTGACAACCGGTACGGCACCGGGCAATCGGTCTGGGACGGCATCATGCGGACAACCAACCTGGTGGTAGCCGGCAAAACGGCGGTCGTCGTCGGATACGGCTGGTGCGGCAAGGGAGTCGCGATGCGGGCGAAAGGGCTCGGCGCGAAGGTGGTAGTGACGGAAGTCGATCCGATCAAAGCGGTAGAAGCGGTGATGGACGGGTTTGCAGTGATGCCGATGATCGACGCGGCCCGCATTGGAGATTTCTTCATCACTGTCACGGGCAACAAGGACTGCATCACGGCCGAACATTTCTATGTGATGAAAGATGGCGCCGTGCTCTGCAACGCCGGCCATTTCGACGTCGAGATCAACAAGCAGGATCTGTACGCATTGGCGAAAACGGTGCGGAAAGTGCGCCACAATATCGAAGAGTTCATGTTTGCTGACGGGCGGAAAGTCTACCTGCTGGCGGAAGGCCGTCTCGTCAACCTGGCGGCCGGGGACGGGCATCCGGCGGAAGTGATGGACATGACGTTTGCACTGCAGGCGCTCTCGCTGCGCCATGTGGTGGAAAATCGGGCCGAATTGCAACCGAAGGTGTATTCGGTTCCGGCTCACTTGGATCGATACGTGGCACAACTTCGCCTGAAAACCTGGGGCGTCCAGATCGATGAATTGACGGAGGAGCAAAAACGTTACCTGGACAGTTGGGTTGAGTAG
- a CDS encoding gamma-glutamyl-gamma-aminobutyrate hydrolase family protein: MHRLIGVTSSVSVLRSGVEGIFAGDDYTAAIVKAGGLPVVLPMITEDDALAALADRLHGLLLTGGVDLDPAYFGEQPIPQLGEVTPVRDEMEWKLTNLFLARNKPIFAICRGMQVLNAAAGGSLYQDLAAQKRGVLQHAQRAPRWHASHEVTVVPGTKLAEILGAGTIRVNSFHHQAVRRVAPGFVVSATALDGVIEAFESTGHRYVVGVQWHPENMWQRQPIFHKLFQAFVDSCEET, from the coding sequence ATGCACCGGCTGATCGGGGTGACAAGCTCTGTTTCTGTGTTGCGTTCCGGCGTGGAAGGAATCTTTGCGGGGGATGATTATACGGCGGCGATTGTGAAAGCGGGCGGATTGCCCGTGGTGCTGCCGATGATCACGGAAGACGATGCGCTTGCGGCGCTGGCCGATCGCTTGCACGGGCTGCTGTTGACAGGCGGCGTCGACCTCGATCCGGCTTACTTCGGCGAACAGCCGATCCCGCAGTTGGGCGAGGTGACTCCCGTCCGGGACGAGATGGAATGGAAGTTGACGAACCTGTTTCTTGCCCGGAACAAGCCGATTTTTGCCATTTGCCGCGGAATGCAGGTGCTGAATGCGGCTGCCGGCGGCAGCTTGTACCAGGACTTGGCGGCCCAGAAACGAGGTGTGCTGCAGCACGCGCAACGGGCGCCGCGCTGGCATGCGTCGCACGAAGTGACGGTTGTGCCGGGCACGAAACTGGCCGAAATCCTGGGAGCGGGCACGATTCGTGTCAACAGTTTTCACCACCAGGCGGTGAGACGGGTGGCGCCAGGATTTGTCGTGTCGGCGACGGCGCTCGACGGAGTGATTGAGGCGTTTGAGAGCACCGGCCATCGATACGTGGTCGGCGTGCAATGGCACCCGGAAAACATGTGGCAGCGCCAGCCGATTTTTCATAAGTTGTTTCAGGCGTTTGTGGACAGTTGCGAAGAAACGTAA
- a CDS encoding lipid II flippase family protein, with translation MERLNSLTGGQVGTGYLLFVFLMIALTNFFDTTAYAARLAGVRTQKISLANSLFAMLTFGSRTTTALYLPAIAAIAQRAINQGFDPLHQLQFVLLGAAVGTAIAIVFLPAIQKFYELGIDRMEQQGSALSTFKSLFLHKQGWIDLAKCWRWPRRQMWKGISLTGVPKDMIVLNAVLYAFFTVGSVATYYAGSLNPAAALTATGLSPAINAVAAFLLLFLVDPRGAIIMDQGIQRKIPFEIVKSSMVYLALSRLVGTALSILVLYPAALFVSFLAKFI, from the coding sequence GTGGAGAGGCTGAACAGCTTGACCGGCGGTCAGGTGGGGACAGGCTATCTGTTGTTTGTCTTTTTGATGATCGCCTTAACCAACTTTTTTGATACAACTGCTTACGCAGCGCGATTGGCCGGTGTTCGGACACAAAAAATCAGCCTTGCGAATTCGTTGTTTGCAATGCTGACATTCGGCTCCCGAACGACAACCGCTTTGTATTTGCCGGCGATTGCGGCGATTGCGCAACGGGCGATCAATCAAGGGTTTGACCCGTTGCATCAACTGCAATTCGTTTTGCTCGGCGCGGCGGTTGGGACTGCAATCGCCATTGTGTTCCTGCCTGCCATCCAGAAGTTTTATGAGTTGGGCATCGATCGAATGGAACAGCAGGGATCGGCACTCAGTACGTTCAAGTCGCTGTTTCTGCACAAGCAAGGCTGGATCGATTTGGCGAAGTGCTGGCGATGGCCGCGCCGGCAGATGTGGAAGGGAATCAGCCTGACAGGCGTTCCGAAGGATATGATCGTATTGAATGCTGTTTTGTACGCATTTTTTACGGTGGGTTCAGTCGCCACATATTATGCCGGTTCGCTGAATCCAGCTGCCGCGTTGACTGCCACCGGACTGTCTCCCGCGATCAACGCGGTCGCCGCTTTTTTGCTGTTGTTTCTGGTTGATCCGCGCGGCGCGATTATCATGGACCAGGGGATTCAGCGGAAGATTCCGTTTGAAATTGTGAAATCTTCGATGGTGTATTTGGCCCTCAGCCGGCTGGTGGGAACGGCCCTGTCGATTCTTGTGTTATATCCGGCGGCGCTGTTTGTGTCATTTTTGGCAAAGTTTATTTGA
- a CDS encoding DUF1450 domain-containing protein translates to MAIRKLEYCFSNLQNNGTGLVFDTIAREFPHIEQRRWACLGNCSECFKKPFVIADDREIVAASTPPELLDKLRNAIETPIG, encoded by the coding sequence ATGGCAATTCGCAAACTGGAATACTGTTTCAGCAATCTGCAAAACAACGGCACCGGTTTGGTATTCGATACGATCGCTCGGGAGTTCCCGCACATCGAACAGCGCCGCTGGGCGTGCCTCGGCAACTGTTCGGAATGCTTCAAGAAACCGTTTGTCATCGCCGACGACCGGGAAATCGTAGCGGCTTCCACGCCGCCGGAGCTGTTGGACAAACTGCGCAATGCAATCGAAACCCCCATCGGCTGA